The following coding sequences lie in one Glycine max cultivar Williams 82 chromosome 19, Glycine_max_v4.0, whole genome shotgun sequence genomic window:
- the LOC100808407 gene encoding uncharacterized protein, with the protein MLGFPFMLPGPSVIQNLPKGSYVIKWQEAGRVEADFVCFDVKSVIRNIYTLFSGSEIPIAGDNQEIMDLYDPTTPLPPWFSEEDLATYESLYKKSGFRFALQVLYRSSSPSMKDIEAYSAINTAKLDEAELAKSVPHNICLEVPFQV; encoded by the exons ATGTTAGGTTTTCCATTCATGCTTCCAGGTCCCTCTGTTATTCAGAACCTCCCAAAAGGCTCCTACGTTATTAAGTGGCAG GAGGCTGGGAGGGTAGAAGCAGATTTTGTTTGCTTTGATGTTAAGTCAGTTATAAGGAACATCTACACACTCTTCTCTGGAAGTGAGATACCAATAGCAGGTGATAATCAGGAAATCATGGATTTGTATGACCCAACTACTCCCCTACCACCATGGTTCTCTGAGGAAGACCTGGCAACCTATGAATCACTATACAAAAAATCTGGCTTCAGATTTGCATTGCAGGTTCTATACAG GTCTAGTTCCCCCAGCATGAAAGATATTGAAGCCTATTCTGCAATAAATACAGCAAAATTGGATGAAGCAGAACTTGCCAAATCTGTTCCTCACAATATATGTTTGGAGGTACCATTCCAAGTATGA